Proteins encoded together in one Onychomys torridus chromosome 1, mOncTor1.1, whole genome shotgun sequence window:
- the LOC118592376 gene encoding uncharacterized protein LOC118592376, with amino-acid sequence MRQEVEEGQEQGGSRNFLQASSGMGSPLPLRAFPSVAAEDGDPPNPWRALWLLPGRASRCTLPGRGRGAHLVSIVQGARAGLPAGPAGLCRLQAALSRGGGPARQPLALRPMALGPSAPALSAPGTFSPRRSRWRRRRRQAGGCARADTRAADTHVEGGPGGARGSTRAPARLPRSRGHAATAAPTGGTQSRPRPGQARRAAPRRCRSTLTLAPARAPPATLAPKHPALLRRAPRLCRQPDKAPARRPFHHLPETGLLSHVSGHPPQHAHICSHTHTFPHPGQGRAQTRTVAGTLAFTDTH; translated from the coding sequence ATGaggcaggaagtggaggagggCCAAGAGCAGGGAGGGTCCCGGAACTTCCTTCAGGCATCCTCTGGAATGggcagccccctccccctccgTGCCTTCCCCTCCGTGGCTGCTGAGGACGGCGATCCCCCAAATCCCTGGCGTGCACTGTGGCTCCTCCCCGGGCGGGCCTCCCGCTGTACCCTgccggggcgggggaggggggctcaCCTGGTGTCCATCGTTCAGGGGGCGCGGGCCGGCCTCCCCGCGGGCCCAGCCGGCCTCTGCCGACTCCAGGCCGCTCTCTCGCGGGGGGGAGGCCCAGCCCGCCAGCCGCTCGCCCTCCGGCCCATGGCGCTCGGGCCCTCGGCCCCGGCTCTCTCGGCTCCCGGCACCTTTTCTCCGCGCCGTtcgcggtggcggcggcggcggcgacagGCAGGCGGGTGCGCGCGGGCGGACACGCGCGCCGCGGACACGCACGTGGAGGGCGGACCGGGAGGGGCACGGGGATCCACCCGGGCCCCGGCCCGGCTCCCGAGGTCACGGGGACACGCTGCCACCGCAGCGCCCACGGGTGGCACTCAGTCACGCCCGAGGCCCGGCCAGGCCCGTCGCGCTGCCCCACGGCGCTGCCGCAGCACACTCACCCTGGCACCGGCGCGCGCGCCCCCGGCCACCCTGGCGCCCAAGCATCCTGCGCTGCTCAGGCGGGCGCCGCGGCTCTGCAGACAACCAGACAAAGCGCCAGCTCGCAGGCCCTTTCACCATCTCCCAGAGACGGGTCTCTTGTCACATGTCTCTGGGCACCCTCCCCAACACGcccacatatgctcacacacccACACGTTCCCGCACCCCGGGCAGGGCCGGGCGCAAACCCGCACGGTTGCTGGGACCCTCGCgtttacagacacacactga
- the Rce1 gene encoding CAAX prenyl protease 2 isoform X3, which yields MAALGGDGLRLLSVSRPERQPESAALGPGLCCWVSVFSCFSLACSYVGSLYVWKSELPRDHPAVIKRRFTSVLVVSSLSPLCVLLWRELTGIQPGTSLLTLMGFRLEGIFPAALLPLLLTMILFLGPLMQLSMDCPCDLTDGLKVVLAPRSWARCLTDMRWLRNQVIAPLTEELVFRACMLPMLAPCTGLGPAVFTCPLFFGVAHFHHIIEQLRFRQSSVGSIFLSAGWAHVWSLTASISSLPVLLHCCLWCLHGLPLHPHRTPDRACSLPLLLQLHGFPCRVCSPGASTEVATAGRLCSWRGTLPASASAPDGPQVLWQPSSVCAFGTDRSLRDPAVLLTITLVHTPVNS from the exons ATGGCGGCGCTGGGCGGGGACGGGCTGCGCCTACTGTCGGTATCGCGGCCGGAGCGGCAGCCCGAGTCAGCCGCGCTGGGCCCGGGGCTGTGCTGCTGGGTGTCCGtgttctcctgcttcagcctcgcCTGCTCCTACGTGGGCAGCCTCTACGTGTGGAAGAGCGAGCTGCCCAG GGACCACCCTGCTGTCATCAAGCGGCGCTTCACCAGTGTCCTGGTGGTCTCCAGCCTGTCCCCTCTTTGCGTGCTGCTCTGGAGGGAACTCACTGGCATCCAG CCAGGCACATCACTGCTCACTCTGATGGGCTTCAGGCTGGAGGGCATTTTCCCAGCAGCTCTGCTGCCCCTGCTGCTAACTATG ATCCTTTTCCTGGGTCCACTGATGCAGCTCTCTATGGATTGCCCGTGTGACCTGACAGATGGGCTGAAGGTTGTCCTGG CCCCTCGTTCTTGGGCCCGCTGCCTCACAGACATGCGCTGGCTACGGAACCAAGTTATTGCACCCttgacagaggagctggtgtTCCGGGCTTGCATGCTGCCCATGTTAGCGCCATGCACAGGTCTGGGCCCTGCTGTGTTCACCTGCCCACTCTTTTTTGGAGTTG cccaTTTTCATCACATTATTGAGCAGCTACGTTTCCGCCAAAGCAGTGTGGGGAGTATCTTCTTGTCTGCAG GGTGGGCGCATGTGTGGTCACTCACGGCCTCCATCTCCAGCCTTCCAGTTCTCCTACACTGCTGTCTTTGGTGCTTACACGGCCTTCCTCTTCATCCGCACAG GACACCTGATAGGGCCTGTTCTCTGCCACTCCTTCTGCAACTACATGGGTTTCCCTGCCGTGTGTGCAGCCCTGGAGCATCCACAGAAGTGGCCACTGCTGGCAGGCTATGCTCTTGGCGTGGgactcttcctgcttctgcttcagcCCCTGACGGACCCCAAGTTCTATGGCagccttcctctgtgtgtgcttttGGAACGGACAGGAGCCTCAGAGACCCTGCTGTGCTCCTGACCATCACTCTTGTGCATACTCCAGTGAACTCTTGA
- the Rce1 gene encoding CAAX prenyl protease 2 isoform X1 yields the protein MAALGGDGLRLLSVSRPERQPESAALGPGLCCWVSVFSCFSLACSYVGSLYVWKSELPRDHPAVIKRRFTSVLVVSSLSPLCVLLWRELTGIQPGTSLLTLMGFRLEGIFPAALLPLLLTMILFLGPLMQLSMDCPCDLTDGLKVVLAPRSWARCLTDMRWLRNQVIAPLTEELVFRACMLPMLAPCTGLGPAVFTCPLFFGVAHFHHIIEQLRFRQSSVGSIFLSAAFQFSYTAVFGAYTAFLFIRTGHLIGPVLCHSFCNYMGFPAVCAALEHPQKWPLLAGYALGVGLFLLLLQPLTDPKFYGSLPLCVLLERTGASETLLCS from the exons ATGGCGGCGCTGGGCGGGGACGGGCTGCGCCTACTGTCGGTATCGCGGCCGGAGCGGCAGCCCGAGTCAGCCGCGCTGGGCCCGGGGCTGTGCTGCTGGGTGTCCGtgttctcctgcttcagcctcgcCTGCTCCTACGTGGGCAGCCTCTACGTGTGGAAGAGCGAGCTGCCCAG GGACCACCCTGCTGTCATCAAGCGGCGCTTCACCAGTGTCCTGGTGGTCTCCAGCCTGTCCCCTCTTTGCGTGCTGCTCTGGAGGGAACTCACTGGCATCCAG CCAGGCACATCACTGCTCACTCTGATGGGCTTCAGGCTGGAGGGCATTTTCCCAGCAGCTCTGCTGCCCCTGCTGCTAACTATG ATCCTTTTCCTGGGTCCACTGATGCAGCTCTCTATGGATTGCCCGTGTGACCTGACAGATGGGCTGAAGGTTGTCCTGG CCCCTCGTTCTTGGGCCCGCTGCCTCACAGACATGCGCTGGCTACGGAACCAAGTTATTGCACCCttgacagaggagctggtgtTCCGGGCTTGCATGCTGCCCATGTTAGCGCCATGCACAGGTCTGGGCCCTGCTGTGTTCACCTGCCCACTCTTTTTTGGAGTTG cccaTTTTCATCACATTATTGAGCAGCTACGTTTCCGCCAAAGCAGTGTGGGGAGTATCTTCTTGTCTGCAG CCTTCCAGTTCTCCTACACTGCTGTCTTTGGTGCTTACACGGCCTTCCTCTTCATCCGCACAG GACACCTGATAGGGCCTGTTCTCTGCCACTCCTTCTGCAACTACATGGGTTTCCCTGCCGTGTGTGCAGCCCTGGAGCATCCACAGAAGTGGCCACTGCTGGCAGGCTATGCTCTTGGCGTGGgactcttcctgcttctgcttcagcCCCTGACGGACCCCAAGTTCTATGGCagccttcctctgtgtgtgcttttGGAACGGACAGGAGCCTCAGAGACCCTGCTGTGCTCCTGA
- the Rce1 gene encoding CAAX prenyl protease 2 isoform X2, translating into MGFRLEGIFPAALLPLLLTMILFLGPLMQLSMDCPCDLTDGLKVVLAPRSWARCLTDMRWLRNQVIAPLTEELVFRACMLPMLAPCTGLGPAVFTCPLFFGVAHFHHIIEQLRFRQSSVGSIFLSAAFQFSYTAVFGAYTAFLFIRTGHLIGPVLCHSFCNYMGFPAVCAALEHPQKWPLLAGYALGVGLFLLLLQPLTDPKFYGSLPLCVLLERTGASETLLCS; encoded by the exons ATGGGCTTCAGGCTGGAGGGCATTTTCCCAGCAGCTCTGCTGCCCCTGCTGCTAACTATG ATCCTTTTCCTGGGTCCACTGATGCAGCTCTCTATGGATTGCCCGTGTGACCTGACAGATGGGCTGAAGGTTGTCCTGG CCCCTCGTTCTTGGGCCCGCTGCCTCACAGACATGCGCTGGCTACGGAACCAAGTTATTGCACCCttgacagaggagctggtgtTCCGGGCTTGCATGCTGCCCATGTTAGCGCCATGCACAGGTCTGGGCCCTGCTGTGTTCACCTGCCCACTCTTTTTTGGAGTTG cccaTTTTCATCACATTATTGAGCAGCTACGTTTCCGCCAAAGCAGTGTGGGGAGTATCTTCTTGTCTGCAG CCTTCCAGTTCTCCTACACTGCTGTCTTTGGTGCTTACACGGCCTTCCTCTTCATCCGCACAG GACACCTGATAGGGCCTGTTCTCTGCCACTCCTTCTGCAACTACATGGGTTTCCCTGCCGTGTGTGCAGCCCTGGAGCATCCACAGAAGTGGCCACTGCTGGCAGGCTATGCTCTTGGCGTGGgactcttcctgcttctgcttcagcCCCTGACGGACCCCAAGTTCTATGGCagccttcctctgtgtgtgcttttGGAACGGACAGGAGCCTCAGAGACCCTGCTGTGCTCCTGA